The following are encoded in a window of Mycobacteroides chelonae CCUG 47445 genomic DNA:
- a CDS encoding cytochrome P450, giving the protein MPTTTDPGTLLLQVLDPANRANPYPVYRQLVEQTQAGPVHPPGMDVSVLATFADCNAVLRHPQASSDRRKSKIVQRQLAQNPNLIARPSFLGLDAPDHTRLRKLAAKAFAPKVINAMAEDVQGLVDQLLDDIARRGTVNLVTDFAYPLPVAVICRMLGVPIEDEPEFGRASALLGQGLDPVFALTGQAPANVNERFQAAHWMWDYFANLIAARRRNLGDDLLSALIQVEEAGDQLTEEEIISTCTLLLIAGHETTVNLIANASLAMLQTPEQWKLLGQNADRAAAVIEETLRYDPPVHMVARVADGDMTVGGSTFPSGEWVLLMLAAAQRDPEIGPDLDVFDPDRAEIKHLAFGHGPHFCLGAPLARLEAKLALSSITARFPDVRLTGEPSYKPNVTLRGLADLPVRII; this is encoded by the coding sequence ATGCCTACTACGACTGACCCGGGCACCCTGCTACTTCAGGTGCTCGACCCGGCCAATCGTGCCAATCCATACCCGGTGTACCGCCAGCTGGTCGAGCAGACGCAGGCCGGCCCGGTGCACCCGCCGGGCATGGACGTGAGCGTGCTGGCGACCTTCGCCGACTGCAACGCCGTGCTGCGCCACCCGCAGGCGTCTTCGGATCGCCGTAAGTCGAAGATCGTCCAGCGGCAGCTTGCACAGAATCCCAACCTGATCGCCAGGCCCTCATTCTTGGGGCTGGACGCCCCCGATCACACCCGGCTGCGCAAGCTGGCTGCGAAAGCGTTCGCACCCAAGGTGATCAACGCGATGGCCGAAGACGTGCAGGGCCTCGTCGATCAGCTTCTGGACGACATCGCGCGGCGCGGCACCGTCAACCTCGTCACGGATTTCGCCTATCCGCTGCCTGTCGCGGTGATCTGCCGGATGCTGGGGGTACCGATCGAAGACGAGCCCGAATTCGGCAGGGCCTCAGCGCTGCTGGGTCAAGGGCTGGATCCGGTTTTCGCATTGACCGGTCAGGCGCCCGCCAACGTGAACGAACGATTCCAGGCGGCCCATTGGATGTGGGATTACTTCGCCAATCTCATCGCGGCCCGCCGGCGCAACCTCGGCGATGATCTGTTGTCGGCCCTGATCCAGGTCGAGGAGGCCGGTGACCAGCTCACCGAGGAAGAGATCATCTCCACCTGCACGCTGCTGCTCATCGCCGGACACGAGACCACCGTCAACCTGATCGCCAACGCGTCGCTCGCTATGCTGCAGACCCCGGAGCAGTGGAAACTGTTGGGGCAGAACGCTGATCGCGCGGCGGCAGTCATCGAGGAGACGCTGCGCTATGACCCGCCCGTGCATATGGTGGCCCGCGTCGCGGACGGTGATATGACTGTTGGTGGCTCCACCTTCCCCAGCGGAGAGTGGGTGCTGTTGATGCTTGCTGCCGCGCAACGTGATCCGGAGATCGGCCCGGATTTGGACGTCTTCGATCCGGATCGCGCCGAGATCAAACACCTGGCCTTCGGGCACGGCCCGCACTTCTGCCTGGGCGCTCCGCTGGCGCGGTTGGAGGCCAAGCTGGCGTTGAGCTCGATCACCGCACGGTTCCCTGATGTGCGGTTGACCGGTGAGCCCAGCTACAAGCCGAACGTCACGCTCCGCGGGCTGGCCGACCTTCCGGTACGCATCATCTAG
- the tgt gene encoding tRNA guanosine(34) transglycosylase Tgt: MTDPYFSIDATLPGTAGRAGVIHTPHGDIQTPAFIAVGTKATVKAVLPETMAALGAQAVLANAYHLYLQPGPDIVDEAGGLGAFMNWPGPTFTDSGGFQVLSLGSGARKVMAMDLDRARSDDVMGSLGGGKKKDKLAHVDDDGVTFTSHLDGSTHRFTPEVSMQIQHQLGADIIFAFDELTTLINTREYQEDSVQRTHEWAQRCLDEHEKLTRERADKPYQALFGVVQGAQYEDLRRQAARGLESLASAQGRGFDGYGIGGALEKQNLGTIVGWVTSELPEHKPRHLLGISEPDDLFAAVAAGADTFDCVSPSRVARNAAVYTRDGRVNITGSKYRRDFTPIDAECDCYTCTHYTRAYMHHLFKAKEILASTLATIHNERFTIGLVDRIRASIVDGRFEELREETLGRYYR; the protein is encoded by the coding sequence ATGACTGACCCGTATTTCTCCATCGACGCCACCTTGCCCGGAACCGCGGGCCGGGCCGGGGTAATCCACACCCCGCACGGCGACATCCAAACCCCGGCGTTCATCGCCGTCGGGACCAAGGCCACCGTCAAGGCTGTCTTGCCCGAAACCATGGCTGCTCTCGGTGCTCAGGCGGTGCTCGCCAACGCCTACCACCTGTACTTGCAGCCAGGCCCCGACATCGTGGACGAGGCCGGAGGGCTGGGTGCCTTCATGAACTGGCCCGGCCCCACGTTCACCGACAGCGGCGGGTTTCAGGTGCTCTCACTCGGTTCGGGGGCACGCAAGGTCATGGCGATGGACCTCGACCGGGCCCGTTCCGACGACGTCATGGGTTCCCTCGGCGGCGGCAAGAAAAAGGACAAGCTTGCTCACGTCGACGACGACGGTGTCACCTTCACCTCACACCTGGACGGATCCACGCACCGGTTCACTCCTGAGGTGTCCATGCAGATCCAGCATCAGCTGGGCGCCGACATCATCTTCGCCTTCGACGAGCTCACCACGCTGATCAACACTCGTGAATACCAAGAGGATTCGGTGCAGCGCACCCACGAGTGGGCGCAGCGGTGCCTGGACGAGCACGAGAAGCTGACCCGCGAGCGCGCCGACAAGCCCTACCAGGCGTTGTTCGGCGTGGTGCAGGGCGCACAGTACGAGGATCTGCGGCGTCAAGCTGCGCGTGGCTTGGAATCCCTTGCCAGCGCGCAGGGGAGAGGCTTCGATGGCTACGGGATCGGTGGCGCGCTGGAGAAGCAGAACCTCGGCACCATCGTCGGCTGGGTGACATCCGAACTGCCCGAACACAAACCGCGTCACCTCCTCGGGATCAGCGAGCCTGATGACCTGTTCGCGGCCGTGGCCGCCGGTGCGGACACCTTCGACTGTGTGTCCCCGTCCCGGGTCGCGCGTAATGCCGCCGTCTACACCCGCGACGGCCGGGTGAACATCACCGGATCCAAGTACCGCCGGGACTTCACCCCGATCGACGCCGAGTGCGACTGCTACACCTGCACGCATTACACGCGGGCTTACATGCACCACCTGTTCAAGGCCAAGGAGATCCTGGCGTCCACCTTGGCCACCATCCACAACGAACGTTTCACCATCGGGCTGGTAGACCGCATTCGCGCCAGCATCGTGGACGGTCGCTTCGAGGAGCTGCGCGAAGAGACCCTGGGGCGCTACTACCGCTGA
- a CDS encoding DUF4334 domain-containing protein, which produces MTSTSDLLALEHGTTTPEALAFFDNLEPVRAEELVGQRWHGGEVPTGHSMDGILTVSGWYGKQFDDVDHVHPLLFSDGGGDIFAVDPMLAPMGLAGRISGLTESPMVKRTSPTALSALKPLIRTNKHRARLRNIEFRGAVSAAMVYDHKAIIDHFRKVDDDTLLGIMDLRDMDQPYFFTLRRD; this is translated from the coding sequence ATGACATCGACGTCGGATCTTCTCGCGCTGGAACATGGCACCACCACGCCGGAGGCACTGGCCTTTTTCGACAATCTGGAGCCGGTACGAGCAGAGGAGCTGGTCGGTCAGCGATGGCATGGCGGTGAGGTGCCCACCGGGCATTCGATGGACGGCATCCTGACGGTGTCCGGCTGGTACGGCAAGCAGTTCGACGATGTGGATCACGTGCATCCGCTGCTGTTCAGCGATGGTGGCGGCGATATTTTCGCGGTCGATCCGATGCTGGCGCCGATGGGGCTCGCGGGCCGGATCAGCGGGCTGACCGAATCCCCCATGGTGAAGCGGACGTCGCCGACCGCGTTGTCGGCGCTCAAGCCGCTGATCCGGACCAACAAGCACCGCGCCCGGCTGCGCAATATCGAGTTCCGTGGCGCCGTCAGCGCGGCCATGGTCTACGACCACAAGGCGATCATCGATCATTTCCGCAAGGTGGATGACGACACACTGCTGGGCATCATGGACCTGCGGGACATGGACCAGCCGTACTTCTTTACGTTGCGCCGAGACTGA